Proteins encoded by one window of Kribbella flavida DSM 17836:
- a CDS encoding ABC transporter substrate-binding protein, translating into MRTTSHRRALGLLLVAGLGLVASSCGSGDDEPAAQSSGGADAKVTITVGCQPPKSNPKERTAWDEDVAEFQKLHPNITIESKDAFPCINPDTFQAKLAGGTQEDLFYVYYTDVQKIIKARQAADISEYVGSVKTLKDLRPDVLGVFKDGDKTYGLPRTNYNMGLVYNRKLFTQAGLDPNSPPKTWAEVHEAAKKIAGLGAGHVGFGEYSAGNTGGWHFAASLYARGGTMVSEDGKSAAFNSAEGKAVLENLKQMRWNDNSMGSKQLLQWEDLMRMMGAGKLGMMIGAPDVVQSVNNDFQGKFEDYGVTVVPESEGKASLAGGDGYMFNPKASPDKIKAGLLWLEFHELTPGEGQFNYQRSKAQGRPVGLPIPDLYGDTPPGKEITALRKQYATVPVEHFAPYANAQTSITNKLEPPKAQELYAVLDVAMSAVLTRKDADIDKLLADAEAKANKILERNS; encoded by the coding sequence ATGAGGACAACGAGCCATCGCAGGGCACTCGGCCTGTTGCTCGTGGCGGGACTGGGTCTGGTGGCCTCGTCCTGCGGATCGGGGGACGACGAACCGGCCGCGCAGAGTTCCGGGGGCGCCGACGCCAAGGTGACCATCACGGTCGGCTGTCAGCCGCCGAAGAGCAACCCGAAGGAGCGCACGGCCTGGGACGAGGACGTCGCGGAGTTCCAGAAGCTGCACCCGAACATCACGATCGAGAGCAAGGACGCCTTCCCCTGCATCAACCCCGACACCTTCCAGGCGAAGCTGGCCGGCGGCACCCAGGAGGACCTGTTCTACGTCTACTACACCGACGTCCAGAAGATCATCAAGGCCCGGCAGGCCGCCGACATCAGCGAGTACGTCGGCAGCGTGAAGACCCTGAAGGACCTGCGCCCGGACGTGCTCGGCGTCTTCAAGGACGGCGACAAGACCTACGGGCTGCCGCGGACGAACTACAACATGGGCCTGGTCTACAACCGCAAGCTGTTCACCCAGGCCGGGCTGGACCCGAACTCCCCGCCGAAGACCTGGGCCGAGGTGCACGAGGCGGCCAAGAAGATCGCCGGGCTCGGCGCCGGCCACGTCGGCTTCGGTGAGTACAGCGCAGGCAACACCGGCGGCTGGCACTTCGCCGCCTCGCTGTACGCCCGGGGCGGGACGATGGTGAGCGAGGACGGCAAGTCCGCGGCCTTCAACAGCGCCGAGGGCAAGGCCGTGCTGGAGAACCTCAAGCAAATGCGCTGGAACGACAACTCCATGGGCAGCAAGCAGCTGCTGCAGTGGGAGGACCTGATGCGCATGATGGGCGCGGGCAAGCTCGGCATGATGATCGGCGCCCCGGACGTCGTGCAGTCGGTGAACAACGACTTCCAGGGCAAGTTCGAGGACTACGGCGTCACCGTGGTGCCGGAGTCCGAGGGCAAGGCCTCGCTGGCCGGCGGTGACGGCTACATGTTCAACCCGAAGGCCTCGCCGGACAAGATCAAGGCCGGCCTGCTGTGGCTGGAGTTCCACGAGCTGACGCCGGGTGAGGGCCAGTTCAACTACCAGCGGTCCAAGGCGCAGGGTCGCCCGGTCGGCCTGCCGATCCCCGACCTGTACGGCGACACCCCGCCGGGCAAGGAGATCACCGCGCTGCGCAAGCAGTACGCCACCGTCCCGGTCGAGCACTTCGCGCCGTACGCCAACGCGCAGACCAGCATCACCAACAAGCTGGAACCGCCGAAGGCGCAGGAGCTGTACGCCGTGCTCGACGTGGCGATGTCCGCGGTGCTCACCCGCAAGGACGCCGACATCGACAAGCTCCTGGCGGACGCCGAAGCCAAGGCGAACAAGATCCTGGAGCGGAACTCGTGA
- a CDS encoding carbohydrate ABC transporter permease, whose translation MAVVTARPPVRRSHPGAARRAVGRNLTAYGFLCGALICFAFFSWYPMIREVVLSFQQTNFVDPPRWVGLENFRTVFADPAFRSAWLNTAAFSGLALIVGYAIPFVLAVVLNELRHAKAYLRFVVYLPVMLPPAVGVLLFKWFYDPGAGLFNQVLDVFHLPPLSWLDSTSTALISLVIVSTWMNLGTGTLIYLAALQSIPGDLYESAELDGAGLFRRVWHVTVPQTKLILLVMLLLQVVATMQVFIEPYLLTGGGPENATVTVAYLMYQYAFNFGDFGGGGALGLMLMVVLMVFSAIYLRVSRDNQN comes from the coding sequence ATGGCCGTTGTCACCGCCAGACCGCCGGTGCGCCGCTCCCACCCGGGGGCGGCGCGCCGCGCGGTCGGCAGGAACCTCACGGCGTACGGGTTCCTGTGCGGAGCGCTGATCTGTTTCGCCTTCTTCTCCTGGTACCCGATGATCCGCGAGGTGGTGCTGAGCTTCCAGCAGACGAACTTCGTCGACCCGCCGCGATGGGTGGGGCTGGAGAACTTCCGGACCGTCTTCGCGGACCCGGCCTTCCGGTCCGCCTGGCTGAACACCGCCGCCTTCAGCGGGCTCGCGCTGATCGTCGGCTACGCGATCCCCTTCGTGCTCGCCGTCGTGCTGAACGAGTTGCGGCACGCCAAGGCCTACCTGCGGTTCGTGGTCTACCTGCCGGTGATGCTGCCGCCAGCCGTCGGCGTGCTGCTGTTCAAGTGGTTCTACGACCCGGGCGCCGGTCTGTTCAACCAGGTGCTGGACGTCTTCCACCTGCCACCGTTGAGCTGGCTCGACTCGACCAGCACCGCGCTGATCTCGCTGGTCATCGTGTCGACCTGGATGAACCTCGGCACCGGCACGCTGATCTACCTGGCCGCACTGCAGAGCATCCCCGGTGACCTGTACGAGTCGGCCGAGCTGGACGGCGCCGGACTGTTCCGGCGGGTCTGGCACGTGACCGTCCCGCAGACCAAGCTGATCCTGCTGGTGATGCTGCTGCTCCAGGTCGTCGCGACCATGCAGGTGTTCATCGAGCCGTACCTGCTGACCGGCGGCGGCCCGGAGAACGCGACCGTCACGGTGGCGTACCTGATGTACCAGTACGCCTTCAACTTCGGCGACTTCGGCGGCGGCGGCGCGCTCGGCCTGATGCTGATGGTCGTGCTGATGGTGTTCTCGGCGATCTACCTGCGCGTGTCGCGGGACAACCAGAACTAG
- a CDS encoding metal-sensitive transcriptional regulator, which yields MTTDGTTEHVHGYTAEKSSHLKRLRRIEGQIRGLQRMVEEDKYCIDILTQVSAATKALQSFSLELLEEHLSHCVVEAAQRGGPEAEEKVREASDAIARLVRS from the coding sequence ATGACCACCGACGGGACCACCGAGCACGTGCACGGCTACACCGCCGAGAAGTCCAGCCACCTGAAGCGGCTGCGTCGGATCGAGGGCCAGATTCGTGGCCTGCAGCGGATGGTCGAGGAGGACAAGTACTGCATCGACATCCTGACCCAGGTGTCGGCCGCGACGAAGGCGCTCCAGTCGTTCTCGCTGGAACTGCTGGAGGAGCACCTGTCGCACTGCGTGGTCGAGGCCGCGCAGCGCGGCGGTCCGGAGGCCGAGGAGAAGGTGCGCGAAGCCTCCGACGCGATCGCCCGCCTGGTCCGTAGCTGA
- a CDS encoding ABC transporter ATP-binding protein gives MADLAISTRGLRKTYRTRRGKQVVAVQGLDLDVPVGGVHGFLGPNGSGKTTSIRMLLGLVRADAGVMTLFGRPVPEQLPAVVSRVGAIVESPKFFPAFSGRKNLELLADAIGAPRTRVGEVLDETSLGERGKDRFKTYSLGMKQRLAIAATLLKKPDLLIFDEPTNGLDPAGIREIRETMRSLGEQGRTVLVSSHILAEVEQVADTVSIIGQGRLLASGSVAEVIGGTGKATVKLAIDDQAAATAVLAAAGLTVRAEGNYLFVDGAEHPADVTRRLADQRLYVAELVPVRADLESVFLELTADEGLGAGGPGLAGSQAITPDAVRRTGATETTGGGQ, from the coding sequence ATGGCGGACCTGGCGATCAGTACGCGGGGCTTGCGGAAGACGTACCGCACCCGACGGGGCAAGCAGGTGGTCGCGGTCCAAGGACTCGACCTCGACGTGCCGGTCGGTGGGGTGCACGGCTTCCTGGGGCCGAACGGGTCCGGCAAGACCACCTCGATCCGGATGCTGCTCGGACTGGTCCGGGCCGACGCCGGGGTGATGACCCTGTTCGGCCGACCGGTGCCGGAGCAGCTGCCCGCGGTGGTCTCCCGGGTCGGCGCGATCGTCGAGTCGCCGAAGTTCTTCCCGGCGTTCAGCGGGCGCAAGAATCTCGAACTGCTGGCCGACGCGATCGGTGCGCCGAGGACCCGGGTCGGCGAGGTGCTGGACGAGACGTCGCTGGGGGAGCGCGGCAAGGACCGGTTCAAGACCTACTCGCTCGGCATGAAGCAGCGGCTGGCGATCGCCGCGACGCTGCTGAAGAAGCCGGACCTGCTGATCTTCGACGAGCCGACCAACGGTCTCGACCCGGCCGGCATCCGGGAGATCCGCGAGACGATGCGGTCGCTGGGCGAGCAGGGCCGCACGGTCCTGGTCAGCAGCCACATCCTGGCCGAGGTCGAGCAGGTCGCCGACACCGTCTCGATCATCGGCCAGGGCCGGTTGCTCGCCTCCGGGTCGGTCGCGGAAGTGATCGGCGGCACCGGCAAGGCCACGGTGAAGCTGGCCATCGACGACCAGGCGGCGGCCACCGCCGTCCTGGCCGCGGCCGGACTCACGGTGCGGGCTGAGGGCAACTACCTGTTCGTGGACGGCGCCGAGCACCCGGCGGACGTCACCCGCCGGCTGGCCGACCAGCGCCTGTACGTCGCCGAGCTGGTCCCGGTCCGGGCCGACCTGGAGTCGGTGTTCCTGGAGCTCACCGCCGACGAGGGCCTCGGGGCCGGCGGTCCAGGCCTGGCCGGTTCGCAGGCGATCACCCCGGACGCCGTCCGACGTACTGGCGCGACCGAGACGACAGGAGGCGGCCAGTGA
- a CDS encoding glycoside hydrolase family 13 protein, whose protein sequence is MSETGTATWWRGAAIYQVYLRSFADGNGDGIGDLAGLRAKLPYLAELGVDAIWLNPWYPSPMADGGYDVADYRAIEPSFGTLAEAEAYIDEAHALGIRTIIDIVPNHGSDQQDWFVRALAAGPGSPERERFLFRPGRDGGLPPNDWQSIFNGPAWTQVPDGEWYLHLFAPEQPDFNWRNPEVVEEFHAILRFWLDRGVDGIRIDSAAVLFKDLNSVEESYTDHDEVHEVYRGWRAITDAYEGRFLVGEMWMPDQERFALYLRPDEMQTAFNFDFLSRPWQAAELRASIDLTLTTHVPIGAPPTWVLSNHDVTRPVTKYGRPDTSFSHQDRKHGMPTDLVLGERRARAAALLAMALPGGLYVYQGEELGLPEVEDLPDELLQDPIFARSGGTDRGRDGCRVPIPWSGQEPPFGFGAGTPWLPQPADWKNLTVESQRADQNSMLSLYCDGLRIRRTQLGDGTLTWLDSPPDVLAFRRDSGLVSITNLGPDPVELPPHTELVLTSSPLDAGKLPSDTSAWLR, encoded by the coding sequence ATGTCGGAAACCGGGACCGCGACCTGGTGGCGCGGAGCCGCGATCTACCAGGTCTACCTGCGCAGCTTCGCCGACGGCAACGGTGACGGGATCGGCGACCTGGCCGGCCTGCGGGCCAAGCTGCCCTACCTGGCCGAGCTCGGCGTGGACGCGATCTGGCTGAACCCGTGGTACCCCTCGCCGATGGCCGACGGCGGCTACGACGTGGCCGACTACCGGGCGATCGAGCCGAGCTTCGGCACGCTGGCCGAGGCCGAGGCGTACATCGACGAGGCGCACGCGCTCGGCATCCGGACGATCATCGACATCGTGCCGAACCACGGCTCCGACCAGCAGGACTGGTTCGTCCGGGCGCTGGCGGCCGGGCCCGGTTCGCCCGAGCGGGAGCGGTTCCTGTTCCGTCCCGGCCGCGACGGCGGCCTGCCACCGAACGACTGGCAGTCGATCTTCAACGGCCCGGCCTGGACCCAGGTCCCGGACGGCGAGTGGTACCTGCACCTGTTCGCGCCCGAGCAGCCGGACTTCAACTGGCGCAACCCCGAGGTGGTCGAGGAGTTCCACGCGATCCTGCGGTTCTGGCTGGACCGCGGCGTCGACGGGATCCGGATCGACAGCGCCGCCGTGCTGTTCAAGGACCTGAACTCGGTCGAGGAGTCCTACACCGACCACGACGAGGTGCACGAGGTCTACCGCGGCTGGCGCGCGATCACCGACGCCTACGAGGGCCGGTTCCTGGTCGGCGAGATGTGGATGCCGGACCAGGAACGGTTCGCGCTCTACCTGCGCCCGGACGAGATGCAGACCGCGTTCAACTTCGACTTCCTGTCCCGTCCGTGGCAGGCCGCCGAGCTGCGCGCGTCGATCGACCTGACGCTGACCACGCACGTGCCGATCGGTGCGCCGCCGACCTGGGTGCTGTCGAACCACGACGTGACCCGCCCGGTGACGAAGTACGGGCGGCCGGACACGTCGTTCTCGCACCAGGACCGCAAGCACGGCATGCCGACCGACCTCGTGCTCGGCGAGCGCCGGGCCCGGGCCGCGGCGCTGCTGGCGATGGCGCTGCCCGGTGGGTTGTACGTGTACCAGGGCGAGGAGCTCGGCCTGCCCGAGGTCGAGGACCTGCCGGACGAGCTGCTGCAGGACCCGATCTTCGCCCGCTCCGGCGGCACCGACCGCGGCCGCGACGGGTGCCGGGTGCCGATCCCGTGGTCCGGCCAGGAACCGCCCTTCGGCTTCGGCGCCGGTACGCCGTGGCTGCCGCAACCCGCCGACTGGAAGAACCTCACCGTCGAGTCCCAGCGCGCCGACCAGAACTCGATGCTCTCCCTGTACTGCGACGGCCTGCGCATCCGCCGCACGCAGCTCGGCGACGGCACGCTGACCTGGCTCGACTCGCCTCCCGACGTCCTGGCCTTCCGGCGCGACTCCGGCCTGGTCAGCATCACCAACCTCGGCCCGGACCCGGTCGAGCTGCCACCGCACACCGAGCTCGTCCTGACCAGCTCCCCCCTGGACGCCGGCAAACTCCCCAGCGACACCTCCGCTTGGCTCCGCTGA
- a CDS encoding ABC transporter ATP-binding protein, whose product MATVSFKSATRVYPGSETPAVDKLNLEIEDGEFMVLVGPSGCGKSTSLRMLAGLEEVNEGSIYIGDRDVTHRPPKERDIAMVFQNYALYPHMSVADNMGFALKMQGVSKEDRAKRVLEAAKLLGLEEYLDRKPKALSGGQRQRVAMGRAIVRNPQVFLMDEPLSNLDAKLRVQTRTQIAELQNRLGVTTVYVTHDQIEAMTMGDRVAVLKDGLLQQVDTPLNLYDNPKNKFVAGFIGSPAMNLLEADITDTGAKVGDYIIPIERGVLGKAGNDKTLTVGIRPEAFQVSDQGLPVKVAVIEELGADAYLYGTAEHNNEHQQIVARIDARMPVEKGSTIRLAAVPEKLHLFSTSTEERLTA is encoded by the coding sequence ATGGCCACTGTGTCTTTCAAGTCCGCGACCCGGGTCTACCCCGGCTCCGAGACGCCCGCCGTCGACAAGCTCAACCTCGAGATCGAGGACGGCGAGTTCATGGTGCTCGTCGGCCCGTCCGGCTGCGGCAAGTCGACCTCGCTGCGCATGCTCGCCGGCCTCGAAGAGGTCAACGAGGGCTCCATCTACATCGGCGACCGCGACGTCACGCACCGTCCGCCGAAGGAGCGGGACATCGCGATGGTGTTCCAGAACTACGCGCTGTACCCGCACATGTCGGTCGCCGACAACATGGGCTTCGCGCTGAAGATGCAGGGTGTCTCCAAGGAGGACCGCGCCAAGCGCGTGCTCGAGGCGGCCAAGCTGCTCGGCCTCGAGGAGTACCTGGACCGCAAGCCGAAGGCGCTGTCCGGTGGTCAGCGGCAGCGCGTCGCGATGGGCCGGGCCATCGTCCGGAACCCGCAGGTCTTCCTGATGGACGAGCCGCTGTCGAACCTCGACGCCAAGCTGCGCGTCCAGACCCGCACCCAGATCGCCGAGCTGCAGAACCGGCTGGGCGTCACCACGGTCTACGTCACCCACGACCAGATCGAGGCGATGACGATGGGCGACCGGGTCGCCGTGCTGAAGGACGGCCTGCTCCAGCAGGTCGACACCCCGCTGAACCTGTACGACAACCCGAAGAACAAGTTCGTCGCCGGCTTCATCGGCTCGCCCGCGATGAACCTGCTCGAGGCGGACATCACCGACACCGGCGCGAAGGTCGGCGACTACATCATCCCGATCGAGCGCGGCGTGCTCGGCAAGGCCGGCAACGACAAGACCCTGACCGTGGGCATCCGCCCGGAGGCCTTCCAGGTCTCCGACCAGGGCCTGCCGGTGAAGGTCGCGGTGATCGAGGAGCTCGGCGCCGACGCGTACCTGTACGGCACCGCCGAGCACAACAACGAGCACCAGCAGATCGTCGCCCGGATCGACGCCCGGATGCCGGTCGAGAAGGGTTCCACGATCCGGCTGGCCGCGGTGCCGGAGAAGCTGCACCTGTTCTCGACCTCGACCGAGGAGCGCCTGACGGCCTGA
- a CDS encoding heavy-metal-associated domain-containing protein — translation MTTTTYAVSGMTCGHCTSAVTEELTKLPGVQQVRIDLNAGGTSAVHVTSETGLDEAAVREAVDEAGYELAASSPGATA, via the coding sequence ATGACGACCACCACCTACGCCGTGTCCGGGATGACGTGCGGGCACTGCACCTCCGCGGTGACCGAGGAGCTCACCAAGCTGCCGGGCGTCCAGCAGGTCAGGATCGACCTGAACGCGGGCGGCACCTCCGCCGTGCACGTGACCAGCGAGACGGGCCTGGACGAGGCCGCCGTCCGCGAGGCCGTCGACGAGGCCGGCTACGAGCTGGCCGCGTCCTCCCCGGGCGCGACGGCATGA
- a CDS encoding carbohydrate ABC transporter permease has translation MTTTLNPPPLLEATAPPVTPKRPRRRRNGGRGSVTRTLVSPLSLRSWHGKLIYWTVLVLVVVSFTLAFVFPLYWMVTGALKSPDELAQIPPSFFPKDVDFGVYAEAWNQLQLGVFLKNTALYAGGAWLLTLAVDVSAAYALSKLRPMFGKLILGLMLATLMIPPMVLLLPTYLVAKDVPIFHFDLLNTPWAIWLPAAANGFFIFLLKRFFDSIPRELLEAAEIDGASPLRILWSIVLPVSRPILGVVSILSVVTVWKDFVWPLLVLPETDKMPISVGIASLSAQMPQNVLIAALVIASLPAIAVFFVFQRSIMAGLTAGSLKG, from the coding sequence ATGACCACCACGTTGAACCCACCTCCGTTGCTGGAGGCAACAGCACCGCCGGTGACCCCGAAGCGGCCCCGGCGACGCAGGAACGGCGGCCGCGGCTCGGTGACCAGGACCCTGGTCTCGCCGCTGTCGTTGCGTTCGTGGCACGGCAAGCTGATCTACTGGACCGTCCTGGTCCTGGTCGTCGTCAGCTTCACGCTGGCCTTCGTGTTCCCGCTGTACTGGATGGTGACCGGTGCGCTGAAGTCGCCGGACGAGCTGGCGCAGATCCCGCCGAGCTTCTTTCCGAAGGACGTCGACTTCGGCGTCTACGCGGAGGCCTGGAACCAGCTCCAGCTCGGCGTCTTCCTGAAGAACACCGCCCTGTACGCCGGCGGCGCATGGCTGCTCACGCTGGCCGTGGACGTGAGCGCGGCGTACGCGCTGTCCAAGCTGCGGCCGATGTTCGGCAAGCTGATCCTCGGCCTGATGCTGGCCACGCTGATGATCCCGCCGATGGTGCTGCTGCTGCCGACCTACCTGGTCGCCAAGGACGTGCCGATCTTCCACTTCGACCTGCTGAACACCCCGTGGGCGATCTGGTTGCCGGCCGCGGCGAACGGCTTCTTCATCTTCCTGCTCAAGCGGTTCTTCGACTCGATCCCGCGCGAGCTGCTGGAGGCGGCCGAGATCGACGGCGCGTCGCCGCTGCGCATCCTGTGGTCGATCGTGCTGCCGGTGTCGCGGCCGATCCTCGGCGTGGTGTCGATCCTGTCGGTGGTCACGGTCTGGAAGGACTTCGTCTGGCCGCTGCTGGTGCTGCCGGAGACCGACAAGATGCCGATCAGCGTCGGCATCGCGTCGCTGTCCGCGCAGATGCCGCAGAACGTGCTGATCGCCGCGCTGGTGATCGCCAGCCTGCCGGCCATCGCGGTGTTCTTCGTGTTCCAGCGCAGCATCATGGCGGGCCTGACCGCCGGCAGCCTCAAGGGCTGA
- a CDS encoding ABC transporter permease subunit encodes MIRLTGVELRRLVARRLVMLGVGAVLAVTVLMLAATWWNARPLSAADQERNRVQFEQAHKDWVANHEKYEKDCRDNYASMPDPKPTVDEMCNNPEPALEQWGKPQTVFTEVMPELLLGSSYLLAFAAFLIGASFVGAEFSSGSIGNWLTFEPRRLRVYGSKLLGVAIGMVPVAVATLALLLVGTYLIVADLGSTAGTTGEVWGNLAETSVRAGLLTAVAGALGGVLGLLLRHTAAAIGLVMGYAVLVEGVFGSILQSAQPWLARVNFDAWVMHGTTYYVQSCKSTPEGYYNCESVEKALSFEHGAWYLGIVAVVLITLGGLVFRRRDVN; translated from the coding sequence GTGATCCGGCTGACGGGAGTCGAGCTGCGCAGGCTGGTGGCGCGCCGGCTGGTGATGCTCGGAGTCGGGGCGGTGCTGGCCGTCACGGTGCTGATGCTGGCCGCGACCTGGTGGAACGCGCGCCCGCTGTCGGCCGCCGACCAGGAGCGGAACCGGGTCCAGTTCGAGCAGGCGCACAAGGACTGGGTGGCGAACCACGAGAAGTACGAGAAGGACTGCCGGGACAACTACGCGTCGATGCCGGATCCCAAGCCGACCGTCGACGAGATGTGCAACAACCCCGAGCCGGCGCTGGAGCAGTGGGGCAAGCCGCAGACCGTCTTCACCGAGGTGATGCCGGAGTTGCTGCTCGGGTCGTCCTACCTGCTGGCGTTCGCGGCGTTCCTGATCGGTGCCAGTTTCGTCGGCGCGGAGTTCAGCAGCGGCTCGATCGGCAACTGGCTGACGTTCGAGCCGCGCCGGCTCCGGGTCTACGGCAGCAAACTGCTCGGCGTCGCGATCGGCATGGTCCCGGTCGCGGTGGCAACGCTGGCTTTGCTGCTGGTCGGCACGTATCTGATCGTCGCTGACCTCGGCAGCACCGCCGGGACCACCGGCGAGGTCTGGGGCAACCTGGCGGAGACCTCGGTCCGGGCCGGCCTGCTCACCGCCGTGGCCGGCGCGCTCGGCGGCGTCCTGGGCCTGTTGCTGCGGCACACCGCCGCCGCGATCGGCTTGGTGATGGGGTACGCCGTCCTGGTGGAGGGCGTGTTCGGCAGCATCCTGCAGAGCGCCCAGCCCTGGCTGGCCCGGGTCAACTTCGACGCCTGGGTGATGCACGGGACGACGTACTACGTGCAGAGCTGCAAGTCGACGCCGGAGGGCTACTACAACTGCGAGTCGGTCGAGAAGGCGCTCAGCTTCGAGCACGGCGCCTGGTACCTCGGCATCGTCGCGGTCGTGCTGATCACGCTCGGCGGTCTGGTGTTCCGCCGCCGCGACGTGAACTGA
- a CDS encoding heavy metal translocating P-type ATPase — protein MTTPEAGQSVELIIGGMTCASCAARVEKKLNRMDGVTATVNYATEKAKVTYAEGISTDDLVATVEATGYTAALPAPPAGDRGGDEAGHVVPDELKPLRQRLVTSIVLAVPVIALGMIPALQFDFWQWASLTLAAPVVTWAAWPFHKAAWTNLRHGAATMDTLISLGVVSSFLWSLYALFLGGAGEPGMKMPFTLIPSRGGGTEEIYLEVAAGVTTFILAGRYFEARAKRRSGAALRALLELGAKDVAVLRNGTEVRIPADQLSVGDEFVVRPGEKIATDGVIVTGSSAVDASMLTGESVPVEVGAGDPVVGATVNAGGRLVVRATRVGGDTQLAQMARLVEDAQNGKAEVQRLADRISGIFVPIVIGLALGTLGFWLGNGSAVEVAFTAAVAVLIIACPCALGLATPTALMVGTGRGAQLGILIKGPEVLESTRRVDTVVLDKTGTVTTGRMDLVDVLLAEGEQRADVLRLAGALEHSSEHPIAQAIARGATDELGKLPPVEDFGNVEGLGVQGIVEGHAVLVGRTKLLEEWSQYLPDELAHAKERAETEGSTAVAVGWDGKARAVLVVADTVKPSSAEAIQQLRGLGLRPVLLTGDNEAVARKVAAEVGIDEVIAEVLPAGKVDAVKELQAEGRVVAMVGDGVNDAAALAQADLGLSMGTGTDVAIEASDLTLVRGDLRSAADAIRLARRTLGTIKGNLFWAFAYNVAALPLAAAGLLNPMLAGAAMAFSSIFVVSNSLRLRRFRPLTQQP, from the coding sequence ATGACAACCCCAGAAGCAGGGCAGTCCGTCGAGCTGATCATCGGTGGCATGACCTGCGCCTCCTGCGCCGCGCGGGTGGAGAAGAAGCTCAACCGGATGGACGGCGTCACCGCCACGGTGAACTACGCCACCGAGAAGGCGAAGGTCACCTACGCCGAGGGCATCAGCACCGACGACCTGGTCGCCACCGTCGAGGCCACCGGCTACACCGCGGCGCTGCCGGCCCCGCCGGCCGGTGACCGCGGCGGTGACGAGGCCGGCCACGTCGTACCGGACGAGCTGAAGCCGTTGCGTCAACGGCTGGTCACCAGCATCGTGCTGGCGGTGCCGGTCATTGCCCTCGGCATGATTCCGGCGCTGCAGTTCGACTTCTGGCAGTGGGCGTCGCTGACACTGGCCGCTCCGGTCGTCACCTGGGCCGCGTGGCCGTTCCACAAGGCCGCCTGGACCAACCTGCGGCACGGCGCCGCGACGATGGACACGCTGATCTCGCTCGGTGTGGTCAGCTCGTTCCTCTGGTCGCTGTACGCGCTGTTCCTCGGCGGCGCCGGCGAGCCGGGCATGAAGATGCCATTCACGTTGATCCCGTCCCGCGGCGGGGGCACCGAGGAGATCTACCTCGAGGTCGCGGCCGGTGTCACCACGTTCATCCTGGCCGGCCGGTACTTCGAGGCACGGGCGAAGCGGCGCTCCGGCGCTGCGCTACGGGCCCTGCTGGAGCTCGGCGCCAAGGACGTCGCGGTCCTGCGCAACGGCACCGAGGTGCGAATCCCCGCCGACCAGCTGTCCGTCGGCGACGAGTTCGTCGTCCGGCCCGGCGAGAAGATCGCCACCGACGGCGTGATCGTCACCGGCAGCAGCGCGGTCGACGCGTCGATGCTGACCGGCGAGTCGGTGCCGGTCGAGGTCGGCGCGGGCGACCCGGTCGTCGGCGCCACCGTGAACGCGGGCGGCCGGCTGGTCGTCCGGGCCACCCGGGTCGGCGGCGACACCCAGCTCGCCCAGATGGCCCGGCTGGTCGAGGACGCGCAGAACGGCAAGGCCGAGGTCCAGCGGCTGGCCGACCGGATCTCCGGCATCTTCGTACCGATCGTGATCGGGCTCGCGCTCGGCACGCTCGGCTTCTGGCTCGGCAACGGATCGGCCGTCGAGGTCGCCTTCACCGCAGCCGTCGCCGTACTGATCATCGCCTGCCCGTGTGCGCTGGGACTGGCGACGCCGACCGCGCTGATGGTCGGGACCGGCCGCGGTGCGCAGCTCGGCATCCTGATCAAGGGTCCTGAGGTGCTCGAGTCCACTCGACGCGTCGACACCGTCGTGCTGGACAAGACCGGAACCGTCACGACCGGCCGGATGGACCTGGTCGACGTCCTGCTGGCCGAGGGCGAGCAGCGGGCCGACGTACTGCGGCTGGCGGGGGCGCTCGAGCACTCCAGCGAGCACCCGATCGCGCAGGCCATCGCCCGCGGCGCCACCGACGAGCTCGGCAAGCTGCCGCCGGTCGAGGACTTCGGCAACGTCGAGGGCCTCGGTGTGCAGGGCATCGTCGAGGGGCACGCCGTCCTGGTCGGGCGGACCAAGCTGCTGGAGGAGTGGAGCCAGTACCTGCCGGACGAGCTCGCGCACGCCAAGGAGCGCGCCGAGACCGAGGGCAGTACGGCGGTCGCGGTCGGCTGGGACGGCAAGGCCCGCGCCGTGCTGGTGGTCGCGGACACCGTGAAGCCCAGCTCCGCCGAGGCAATCCAGCAGCTGCGTGGCCTGGGGCTGCGCCCGGTCCTGCTCACCGGCGACAACGAGGCGGTCGCCCGCAAGGTCGCCGCCGAGGTCGGCATCGACGAGGTGATCGCCGAGGTGCTGCCGGCCGGCAAGGTCGACGCGGTGAAGGAGCTGCAGGCCGAGGGCCGGGTGGTCGCGATGGTCGGCGACGGCGTGAACGACGCCGCGGCGCTGGCGCAGGCCGACCTCGGCCTGAGCATGGGCACCGGCACCGATGTCGCGATCGAGGCGAGCGACCTGACCCTGGTTCGGGGCGACCTGCGCTCGGCGGCGGACGCGATCAGGCTCGCCCGGCGCACCCTGGGCACGATCAAGGGCAACCTGTTCTGGGCCTTCGCCTACAACGTCGCGGCGCTGCCGCTGGCGGCCGCCGGCCTGCTGAACCCGATGCTCGCCGGCGCGGCAATGGCCTTCAGCTCGATCTTCGTCGTGTCGAACAGCCTGCGTCTGCGTCGCTTCCGCCCGCTCACCCAGCAACCCTGA